The Elusimicrobiales bacterium genome contains a region encoding:
- a CDS encoding HAD-IA family hydrolase — MIEAVIFDIDNTVMDFMRMKRAAVDAAADAMIDSGLKTPKAALVDKIFSVYWREGIEDQNIFDKVLSGEMGQVDYKILSAGIVGYRRAKDAATTLYPHVGITMTELIKMGVRLGVVSDAPRLPVWLRITTLGLQHYFDHVVTYDDTGERKPSPKPFMRALDFLKVAPEKSLMIGDWAERDIAGAKKLGMKTVWARYGNQFDNVRSGADYEIDDVYELVDIVRKLNTPCNC, encoded by the coding sequence ATGATTGAAGCCGTAATTTTCGACATAGACAACACGGTGATGGATTTCATGCGCATGAAGCGCGCGGCTGTGGACGCCGCCGCCGACGCGATGATAGACTCCGGCCTGAAAACCCCCAAAGCCGCGCTGGTGGATAAAATTTTCAGCGTCTACTGGCGCGAAGGAATTGAGGACCAGAATATTTTTGACAAGGTGCTGTCCGGGGAAATGGGCCAGGTTGACTATAAAATCCTTTCCGCCGGCATTGTAGGCTACCGCCGTGCAAAAGACGCCGCAACCACCTTATACCCGCATGTCGGCATCACAATGACGGAGCTTATAAAAATGGGCGTGCGGCTGGGCGTGGTTTCCGACGCGCCGCGGCTGCCGGTGTGGCTGCGCATAACCACGCTGGGGCTGCAGCACTATTTTGACCATGTGGTAACCTACGACGACACGGGCGAGCGAAAACCCTCCCCCAAGCCGTTCATGCGCGCGCTGGATTTTCTGAAAGTTGCGCCCGAAAAAAGCCTGATGATAGGCGACTGGGCCGAGCGCGACATCGCCGGCGCCAAAAAGCTGGGCATGAAAACCGTCTGGGCCAGATACGGCAACCAGTTTGACAATGTCCGCTCAGGCGCGGATTACGAAATTGACGATGTCTACGAGCTTGTTGACATAGTGCGCAAGCTGAACACGCCATGCAACTGCTGA
- a CDS encoding DUF192 domain-containing protein has product MKLINTTRGCALAENVETAGTFFKRLVGLMGRRALPEGSALYLSPCNQIHTFFMRFAIDAAFVDEGGKILHIAENLKPWRISPWINEARGTYEFPAGALAGKADTGDILSVQ; this is encoded by the coding sequence ATGAAATTAATAAACACAACGCGCGGCTGCGCGCTGGCGGAAAACGTGGAAACCGCCGGCACTTTTTTCAAAAGGCTTGTCGGCCTCATGGGCCGCAGGGCCCTGCCGGAGGGCAGCGCGCTTTACCTGTCGCCCTGCAATCAGATACACACCTTTTTCATGCGTTTTGCCATAGACGCGGCTTTTGTGGACGAGGGGGGGAAAATACTGCACATCGCCGAGAATCTCAAACCCTGGCGGATTTCCCCCTGGATAAACGAAGCGCGCGGCACTTACGAATTCCCGGCGGGCGCGCTGGCCGGCAAAGCCGATACGGGCGACATTTTGTCGGTGCAATAA